A window from Citrus sinensis cultivar Valencia sweet orange chromosome 5, DVS_A1.0, whole genome shotgun sequence encodes these proteins:
- the LOC112499238 gene encoding uncharacterized protein LOC112499238, which produces MMDLPIQQHVNPSRNGNFISTILTLNIFGYLTPTIAAVVDASIQGIAQPLKETHRVSLCVFLGAIIIHYIAFAADKMSQRNQANPSQFWGLIAIISGSLSTISLASTFFTYTVAEIICYIALGCAAIIIVVYQYGSRFMDACRWIYDDILGPFFSKTLKKFQDIYQYLLHRTAVTVGNISEEV; this is translated from the exons ATGATGGATCTTCCCATTCAACAGCACGTTAATCCTTCCAG AAATGGAAATTTCATTTCCACGATTCTGACTTTAAACATTTTTGGATATCTGACTCCAACCATCGCTGCTGTTGTGGATGCAAGTATACAAGGCATAGCTCAACCGTTGAAGGAAACTCATAGAGTAAGTTTGTGTGTGTTTCTTGGGGCCATAATCATCCACTATATTGCATTTGCAGCCGATAAGATGTCTCAACGCAATCAAGCAAATCCTTCACAGTTTTGGGGCCTTATTGCCATAATCTCTGGATCTCTTTCTACAATCTCATTGGCCTCCACATTTTTCACATACACAGTTGCTGAAATCATTTGTTACATTGCATTGGGTTGCGCTGCTATTATCATTGTTGTGTATCAGTATGGCAGCAGGTTTATGGATGCTTGTCGTTGGATTTACGATGACATTTTGGGGCCATTTTTCTCCAAAACCTTGAAAAAGTTTCAAGATATATATCAATATCTACTCCACAGAACAGCAGTAACGGTCGGCAATATAAGTGAAGAAGTTTAA